The Spirochaetae bacterium HGW-Spirochaetae-1 genome has a segment encoding these proteins:
- a CDS encoding threonine--tRNA ligase — MGNQIKISLPDGSQIESEKGNSVYDIIGTIGKGLQAAALAAEINGEKVDLAAPVNGDAQMNVITFTSEGGKDIFWHSASHLMAQAIKRLYPEAKFAIGPAIESGFYYDIDVAVNFTPEDLEKIEGEMQKIVDEALEIRREIISRQEALKLFGDMGETYKVEMIGEFSDDTVSMYRQGEFVDLCRGPHLRNTSQIKAFKLVAIAGAYWRGDEKNKMLQRIYGIAFPDKKELKKHLELIEEAKKRDHRRLGKELDLFSFSNDVGAGLPLWHPNGAILRFVIDKFETMEHLKRGYKLYGVPHIARSNLYETSGHLGFYTENMYSPIQIDGQDYYLKPMNCPSQIQIFNSSMKSYRDLPYRAFEMGTVYRYERSGVLHGLTRVRGFTQDDAHIFCREDQIEDEIRNVLEFTLEMLAVFGFQEKSIYLSTRPEKSVGTDANWEVATNALRSALEKNSIKYTLDPGEGVFYGPKIDIKIRDAIGREWQCSTIQVDFNLPERFDISYIGSDGQKHRPIMIHRALLGSLERFIGILIEHYSGKFPLWLAPIQVILASLSEEQAEYIETLKNRLLLEELRPEIDIRNESIGYKIREAIAKKVPFIAVVGKKEAEEGTVSVRRRGENKSENMQLDDFISLLKTEIREKK, encoded by the coding sequence ATGGGCAATCAGATTAAAATTTCTCTCCCCGACGGTTCTCAGATAGAGTCGGAGAAGGGAAATAGTGTTTATGATATTATTGGTACAATAGGCAAGGGACTCCAGGCCGCAGCTCTTGCGGCCGAGATAAACGGTGAAAAGGTTGACCTTGCCGCACCGGTAAACGGCGATGCGCAGATGAACGTTATCACCTTCACCTCTGAAGGAGGGAAGGATATATTCTGGCACTCGGCCTCGCACCTCATGGCCCAGGCCATTAAGAGGCTGTATCCCGAGGCAAAATTTGCCATCGGTCCCGCCATTGAATCGGGTTTCTATTATGATATCGACGTTGCCGTCAACTTTACGCCCGAGGACCTGGAAAAAATTGAAGGCGAAATGCAGAAGATCGTTGATGAGGCCCTTGAGATCAGGCGCGAGATTATTTCTCGCCAGGAGGCCCTGAAACTCTTCGGTGATATGGGCGAGACATACAAGGTGGAGATGATTGGTGAGTTTTCCGATGATACTGTCTCCATGTACCGCCAGGGTGAGTTCGTCGATCTTTGCCGCGGTCCCCATCTCCGCAATACCTCGCAGATAAAGGCCTTCAAGCTTGTTGCCATTGCCGGCGCATACTGGCGCGGCGATGAAAAAAATAAAATGCTTCAGCGTATTTACGGCATCGCCTTCCCCGACAAGAAAGAACTGAAGAAGCACCTGGAACTCATTGAGGAAGCTAAAAAGCGTGATCACCGCAGGCTCGGGAAAGAGCTGGATCTCTTTTCCTTCAGCAACGATGTGGGCGCCGGTCTTCCCCTGTGGCATCCCAATGGGGCCATTCTTCGTTTTGTGATTGATAAATTCGAAACCATGGAACACCTGAAGAGGGGATACAAACTTTACGGTGTCCCTCATATAGCCCGTTCGAATCTCTATGAAACGTCGGGGCACCTTGGTTTCTATACCGAGAACATGTATTCTCCCATCCAGATCGACGGTCAGGATTATTATCTCAAGCCCATGAACTGCCCGTCGCAGATACAGATATTCAACAGTTCCATGAAGAGCTACCGGGATCTTCCCTACAGGGCTTTCGAGATGGGCACCGTGTACCGCTATGAGCGGTCCGGCGTACTTCATGGACTCACCCGGGTCAGGGGATTTACCCAGGACGATGCCCATATCTTCTGCCGCGAGGACCAGATAGAGGATGAAATTCGCAATGTGCTTGAATTTACCCTGGAGATGCTGGCTGTTTTTGGCTTCCAGGAAAAGAGTATTTATCTCTCAACGCGACCGGAAAAATCCGTGGGCACCGATGCCAACTGGGAAGTGGCTACAAATGCACTGAGAAGCGCCCTGGAGAAGAATTCAATCAAGTACACGCTCGATCCCGGAGAAGGTGTCTTCTACGGTCCCAAAATCGATATCAAGATCAGGGACGCCATTGGACGCGAGTGGCAGTGCAGCACCATTCAGGTGGATTTTAACCTCCCGGAGCGATTTGATATCTCATACATCGGTTCCGATGGCCAGAAGCACCGGCCCATCATGATTCACCGTGCACTTCTGGGATCGCTGGAGCGGTTTATCGGTATACTGATCGAGCACTACAGCGGGAAATTCCCTCTCTGGCTGGCTCCTATTCAGGTGATCCTGGCATCCCTGTCGGAGGAACAGGCGGAATACATAGAAACCCTGAAAAACAGGCTGCTTCTTGAAGAGCTTCGTCCCGAAATTGACATAAGAAATGAATCCATAGGATATAAAATCAGGGAAGCCATTGCAAAGAAGGTTCCTTTTATCGCTGTTGTGGGCAAGAAAGAGGCAGAAGAGGGAACGGTTTCCGTTCGTCGACGCGGGGAAAATAAATCGGAAAACATGCAGCTTGATGATTTCATATCACTGTTAAAGACTGAAATACGTGAAAAAAAATAG
- a CDS encoding translation initiation factor IF-3 yields the protein MKKARRPEPSRSEEFRTNEEIRSDKVRLVGEEGLESDVIDTKAALEMAKSRELDLVEISPNQDPPIVKIVDYSKFKFEQTKKAREAKKKQKIIHIKEIKMRPSIDSHDFEHKVKHAKEFLEKGDKVKFTLMFRGREMVHSELGFEVMKRIQENLDEMALVEKNASQEGRNITMVMSLKAGIKKK from the coding sequence ATGAAAAAAGCGAGAAGGCCTGAACCAAGCAGGTCTGAGGAATTCAGGACTAATGAGGAAATAAGGTCTGACAAAGTCCGGCTTGTTGGTGAAGAAGGATTAGAATCGGACGTAATTGACACAAAAGCAGCACTGGAGATGGCAAAAAGCAGAGAACTTGACTTGGTTGAAATATCACCGAATCAGGATCCTCCCATCGTTAAGATCGTTGATTATAGTAAATTCAAGTTTGAGCAGACCAAAAAAGCGCGGGAAGCGAAAAAGAAACAGAAAATCATTCATATAAAAGAAATAAAGATGAGACCATCCATTGATTCCCATGATTTCGAACATAAGGTCAAGCATGCCAAGGAATTTCTGGAAAAAGGCGACAAGGTAAAATTTACTCTCATGTTCAGAGGCAGGGAAATGGTCCACTCCGAACTGGGATTTGAGGTTATGAAAAGAATACAGGAAAACCTCGATGAAATGGCTCTCGTGGAAAAGAATGCGTCCCAGGAAGGGCGGAATATAACCATGGTTATGAGTCTCAAAGCGGGAATTAAGAAAAAATAA
- a CDS encoding 50S ribosomal protein L35, which yields MPKLKTNSGAKKRFKLSKTGKVIRAKGFKSHLLESKSSKRKRGLRGTTVVSESETRRVKRMMPYA from the coding sequence ATGCCGAAACTTAAGACCAACAGCGGAGCAAAAAAGCGATTCAAGCTTTCTAAAACCGGCAAGGTAATCCGGGCCAAGGGATTTAAAAGTCACCTCCTGGAGAGCAAGAGTTCCAAAAGGAAAAGAGGTCTTCGCGGAACAACGGTAGTAAGTGAATCCGAAACGAGGCGCGTTAAGCGCATGATGCCCTACGCATAG
- a CDS encoding 50S ribosomal protein L20, with translation MARATTGRIHRRRAKKILKDVKGFIGSRSTLYRTAKDARRRALTNSYKDRRRKKRDMRALWIVRISAAAKICDMSYSKLIGALKASGVVINRKMLAELAVSDMSAFQKIVDKVRGKAA, from the coding sequence ATGGCACGAGCAACGACAGGCCGAATTCACCGCAGGCGGGCAAAAAAAATTCTGAAGGACGTGAAAGGCTTTATAGGCAGCCGCAGCACGCTTTACAGAACAGCTAAGGACGCACGCCGGAGAGCGTTAACGAATTCATACAAGGATCGCAGAAGGAAAAAAAGAGATATGCGCGCACTGTGGATTGTCAGGATCAGCGCCGCTGCAAAAATCTGCGATATGTCCTACAGCAAGCTTATAGGCGCGTTAAAGGCGTCGGGAGTTGTCATCAACCGGAAGATGCTGGCTGAACTGGCTGTTTCCGACATGAGCGCCTTTCAGAAAATTGTCGATAAAGTCAGGGGTAAAGCCGCATAA